In one Dermatophilaceae bacterium Sec6.4 genomic region, the following are encoded:
- a CDS encoding PRC-barrel domain-containing protein, with product MRTSALEKLPVVTMGGEDIAQIKDVVYSAGGGQVGGFTLAGRGIFAGPLKTALAWSSVSSLGSDAVMITTESVLEATDAVLDRSAASGGSGGNVLGSQVLTDGGSDLGKVIDVIIEVSQGGAGQCDVVGYEIEASEALGSNGTNVLIPLPDTIAVSGEHLIVPASAKDFVGHDLAGFGAAVEQFRAQLEADR from the coding sequence ATGCGTACCTCAGCACTCGAGAAGCTCCCGGTCGTCACGATGGGAGGTGAGGACATCGCGCAGATCAAGGATGTCGTCTACTCCGCCGGCGGTGGGCAAGTCGGCGGCTTCACCCTCGCGGGCCGCGGTATCTTCGCCGGTCCGCTCAAGACAGCACTCGCATGGAGTTCGGTCTCCTCCCTCGGCTCCGATGCCGTGATGATCACCACCGAGAGCGTGCTGGAAGCAACCGATGCTGTGCTGGACCGGTCGGCAGCAAGCGGCGGCTCCGGTGGCAATGTGCTCGGCTCGCAGGTGCTGACCGACGGCGGCAGCGACCTGGGCAAAGTGATCGACGTGATCATCGAGGTATCGCAGGGCGGCGCCGGACAATGCGATGTCGTCGGTTATGAGATCGAGGCATCCGAAGCCCTGGGCAGCAACGGCACCAATGTGCTCATCCCCCTACCGGACACCATCGCGGTCTCGGGCGAACACCTGATCGTGCCGGCCAGTGCCAAGGATTTCGTAGGACACGACCTGGCCGGTTTCGGCGCGGCCGTCGAGCAGTTCCGGGCCCAGTTGGAGGCTGATCGCTGA
- a CDS encoding PRC-barrel domain-containing protein — protein sequence MRFKESINRKVVSLANAESIGKVSHFVVDVPEHKISALKLRKTDDKHRAFLVWGSVSGFGDDAVTVADAAVLVDGDETLEKDADKHHQLIGKLALSTLGDELGVVSDVEFDPATGVLLRIQHTHGSTHGDGLVGIGSYAAVLEVTAD from the coding sequence ATGCGTTTCAAGGAGTCCATCAACCGCAAGGTCGTCAGCCTGGCGAATGCAGAGAGCATCGGCAAGGTGTCCCATTTCGTCGTCGACGTGCCGGAGCACAAGATTTCAGCGCTGAAGTTGCGCAAGACCGATGACAAGCACCGCGCGTTCCTGGTGTGGGGGTCTGTCTCGGGATTCGGCGACGACGCTGTGACGGTCGCTGACGCCGCGGTCCTGGTGGACGGTGACGAGACGCTGGAGAAGGATGCCGACAAGCATCACCAACTTATCGGCAAACTCGCACTGAGCACGCTGGGCGATGAACTGGGTGTCGTCTCTGACGTCGAATTCGATCCCGCGACGGGTGTACTGCTGCGCATTCAGCACACCCATGGTTCCACCCACGGCGACGGTCTCGTAGGTATCGGTTCCTACGCTGCCGTGCTCGAGGTCACCGCAGACTGA
- a CDS encoding pitrilysin family protein, whose protein sequence is MTARMTPQSLQDSRLDYEVATHTLANGLRVVVSSDHNVPTVAVNLWVGVGSRHEVPGATGLAHLFEHLMFQGSRNVAEGEHFSRLQAAGARLNATTWFDRTNYFEVVPTGAMELALWMEADRHGYLLDALTQTNLDNQRDVVKEEKRQRYDNRPYGNALADIYGAVFPEGHPYHHSTIGSMDDLDAASLQDVQAFYSAHYRPSNTVLTLCGDVQPQAGFEAAQKYFGGLPDLERPGLPVSTPLPPLTSPTTVERVEDVPSDRIYLGFRLPADRTQGTCSYLAAELALDLLAGMATSRLHRRVVRREHAADHVFSNSFGLAGGVSLGLLGADVAAGHRVEQVQESIREELVALAQTPPTDDEMQVLRAGATRQVLQAFASIEERADFISQYTLLHDEPGYLNTHLGELLAITPEQIQDTAAQFLAPEHAAAVIYRREDAS, encoded by the coding sequence ATGACCGCGCGGATGACGCCCCAGTCGCTGCAGGACTCCCGCCTCGATTACGAAGTGGCCACACATACGCTCGCGAACGGGTTGCGGGTGGTCGTCTCCAGCGACCACAACGTGCCCACCGTGGCGGTCAATCTCTGGGTGGGTGTCGGTTCCCGGCACGAGGTGCCGGGCGCTACCGGGCTGGCGCATCTGTTCGAGCATCTGATGTTCCAGGGATCGCGCAACGTCGCCGAAGGCGAGCACTTCTCGCGGTTGCAGGCGGCGGGCGCCCGGCTGAACGCCACGACCTGGTTCGACCGCACCAACTACTTCGAGGTGGTCCCGACCGGCGCGATGGAGTTGGCGTTATGGATGGAGGCCGACCGGCACGGATACCTGCTGGACGCGCTGACCCAGACAAATCTGGACAATCAACGCGACGTGGTCAAGGAGGAGAAGCGACAGCGCTACGACAACCGCCCGTACGGCAACGCACTCGCCGACATCTACGGGGCGGTCTTTCCTGAGGGACATCCTTACCACCACTCCACCATCGGTTCGATGGACGACCTGGATGCCGCATCGCTGCAGGACGTGCAGGCCTTCTACAGCGCCCACTACCGACCGAGCAATACCGTGTTGACCCTGTGCGGTGACGTGCAGCCGCAAGCCGGTTTCGAAGCAGCACAGAAGTACTTCGGCGGTTTGCCGGACTTGGAACGGCCGGGCTTGCCGGTCTCGACGCCGCTACCTCCGCTGACATCACCCACCACCGTCGAGCGGGTCGAAGACGTGCCCAGTGACCGCATCTACCTCGGGTTCCGGTTACCCGCCGACCGCACGCAGGGCACCTGCAGCTATCTGGCCGCCGAACTGGCGCTGGATCTGCTGGCAGGGATGGCGACCTCCCGGCTGCACCGTCGTGTCGTGCGACGGGAGCACGCCGCCGACCACGTGTTCAGCAACTCCTTCGGTCTCGCCGGTGGCGTGTCGCTGGGGCTGCTCGGCGCCGACGTCGCCGCCGGACACCGCGTCGAGCAGGTGCAGGAGTCGATCCGCGAAGAGCTGGTAGCTCTGGCGCAGACACCGCCCACTGACGACGAGATGCAGGTGCTGCGGGCGGGTGCCACCCGCCAGGTGCTGCAGGCATTTGCGAGCATCGAGGAGCGAGCGGACTTCATCAGCCAGTACACCCTGCTGCATGACGAACCGGGCTACCTCAACACTCATCTGGGGGAGTTGCTGGCCATCACCCCGGAGCAGATACAGGACACTGCAGCGCAGTTCCTGGCACCGGAGCACGCAGCCGCCGTCATCTACCGACGCGAGGACGCATCGTGA
- the gabT gene encoding 4-aminobutyrate--2-oxoglutarate transaminase, whose amino-acid sequence MTVVENTAVVQRRELRTELPGPKSRALTQRRNAVVAAGVSSTMPIYVARAAGGIIEDVDGNTLIDLGSGIAVTSVGNSDPRVVEGVQQQVADFTHTCFMVSPYEGYVAVAEKLAELTPGDHAKKSALFNSGAEAVENAVKIARYATGRTAVVAVDHAYHGRTNLTMALTAKAMPYKSGFGPFASDIYRVPTSYPFRDPAGMTGEQAAQRAIAIAEKTIGADQIAALIIEPVQGEGGFIVPAPGFLGALSKWCTQNGIVFIADEVQSGFARTGAWFACDHEGVVPDLVTTAKGIAGGLPLAAVTGRAELLDAVHAGGLGGTYGGNPVACAAALGAIETMESDGLIERAQHIEDLVKARLTTLASTTPQIGDVRGRGAMLAIEIVKPGTMEPDAVLTAAIAKKCHAQGVIILTCGTYGNVIRLLPPLVISDELLNEGLDVLAEAFAS is encoded by the coding sequence ATGACCGTCGTGGAAAACACCGCAGTAGTGCAACGTCGTGAGCTGCGCACCGAGTTACCCGGGCCGAAGTCCCGCGCGCTGACGCAGCGGCGTAACGCCGTCGTGGCCGCAGGCGTTTCCTCCACCATGCCGATCTATGTTGCGCGCGCTGCGGGCGGGATCATCGAGGACGTCGACGGCAACACCCTGATCGATCTGGGATCGGGCATCGCGGTCACCTCGGTCGGCAACTCCGACCCGCGAGTGGTCGAAGGCGTGCAACAGCAGGTCGCCGACTTCACGCACACCTGTTTCATGGTCAGCCCCTACGAGGGCTACGTCGCGGTCGCGGAGAAACTCGCCGAGCTCACCCCGGGCGATCACGCCAAGAAGTCGGCCCTGTTCAACTCCGGCGCCGAGGCGGTCGAGAACGCAGTCAAGATCGCGCGGTACGCAACAGGTCGCACCGCCGTTGTCGCGGTTGATCACGCCTACCACGGCCGTACCAACCTCACGATGGCCCTGACAGCCAAGGCCATGCCGTACAAATCAGGCTTCGGCCCGTTCGCGTCCGACATCTACCGGGTGCCGACCTCCTACCCCTTCCGCGACCCAGCAGGAATGACCGGCGAGCAGGCCGCTCAGCGCGCGATCGCCATTGCGGAGAAGACCATCGGCGCCGATCAGATCGCCGCGCTGATCATTGAACCCGTCCAGGGTGAGGGCGGTTTCATCGTTCCCGCCCCAGGATTCCTCGGTGCGCTCTCGAAGTGGTGCACGCAGAACGGCATCGTCTTCATCGCTGATGAGGTGCAGAGCGGTTTTGCCCGCACCGGTGCCTGGTTCGCCTGTGACCACGAGGGTGTCGTGCCCGATCTGGTGACCACCGCGAAGGGCATCGCCGGCGGACTCCCACTCGCGGCCGTTACCGGTCGCGCCGAGCTGCTGGACGCAGTCCACGCGGGCGGTTTGGGTGGTACCTACGGTGGCAACCCGGTCGCGTGCGCAGCAGCACTCGGCGCCATCGAGACCATGGAATCCGATGGTCTGATCGAGCGGGCCCAGCACATCGAAGACCTCGTAAAGGCACGCCTGACAACGCTGGCCTCGACGACTCCGCAGATCGGCGACGTCCGCGGGCGCGGAGCGATGCTGGCGATCGAGATCGTCAAGCCCGGCACCATGGAGCCGGACGCCGTCCTCACCGCCGCGATTGCCAAGAAGTGCCACGCGCAGGGAGTCATCATCCTGACCTGTGGCACGTACGGCAACGTCATCCGGCTGTTGCCGCCGCTCGTGATCAGCGATGAACTGTTGAACGAAGGTCTCGATGTGCTGGCGGAGGCCTTCGCTTCCTGA
- a CDS encoding FUSC family protein: MWRVEVPETLARHVMAFTEITPAPGRWRFALEATFLTAVSLVTVSIVVSPALSIIGLTGAFLAVTARSRPLRARAAILAVMYAGYLISVTLGALTGSRPWLLTIALTGISVVAVMGYNALVGDQPGPMFLIIGAAIAAYLPTVNIPVATVIEINALGAGSACAVALLLQSLRRDTVVHDVVDGAEQAIKAYTATAPGQGEPAERGRLRDAAYASVFRASSVLESAVGSTPRSARWATEHQRLRRLHVDLVGRISLARLGNAPVAVGAMEQSRYLGLPSSAYLLRWGLSQRSLPWLAARRLAAAVILSCAVSYGLRIGHPYWAVLTTALIITVGTDRLSLTHRALRRLAGTLAGVLVFFGLHALHPGGTWLLIAVLVLVFVMQMVVVRNYALGAIFITPMALLISSAGEPYEPVLNIAGLRILQTAIGAACSLLVIWVSSRGTPILLVRRQYRRALRALEHLLVLLAEGEQSTDRGFSARRDLAFEQLQCAQILAIAQVDLPLVLGRWDELEAALNEVSYTVLAACWTVTPGEVLDASAMASRLQRLVASLPPVSRQPVDAHQLAADLHSVLQVGTVIR, from the coding sequence ATGTGGCGCGTAGAGGTGCCCGAGACGCTCGCTCGTCACGTGATGGCCTTCACCGAGATCACCCCGGCACCAGGTCGGTGGCGATTCGCACTGGAGGCCACGTTCCTGACGGCGGTCTCCCTGGTGACCGTGAGCATCGTCGTATCGCCGGCTCTGTCGATCATCGGGTTGACCGGCGCGTTCCTGGCGGTCACGGCGCGCTCCCGACCACTGCGGGCGCGGGCAGCCATCCTGGCGGTGATGTATGCCGGCTACCTGATCTCGGTCACGCTCGGTGCGCTCACCGGCTCCAGACCCTGGCTGCTGACCATTGCCCTCACCGGTATCTCGGTGGTGGCCGTGATGGGCTACAACGCCCTGGTCGGTGATCAGCCGGGTCCGATGTTCTTGATCATCGGGGCCGCTATCGCGGCGTACCTGCCTACCGTGAACATCCCGGTCGCGACCGTCATCGAGATCAACGCGCTGGGCGCAGGCAGCGCATGCGCGGTAGCCCTGCTGCTGCAGTCGTTGCGCCGCGACACTGTGGTGCACGACGTCGTGGACGGCGCAGAGCAGGCGATCAAGGCCTATACCGCCACCGCACCGGGGCAGGGCGAACCCGCCGAACGCGGCCGGTTGCGCGACGCGGCGTACGCCTCCGTCTTCCGCGCGAGCAGTGTCCTGGAGTCGGCCGTCGGATCCACCCCGCGCAGCGCCCGCTGGGCGACCGAACATCAACGACTGCGGCGCCTGCACGTGGATCTGGTGGGTCGGATCTCACTCGCGCGGCTGGGCAATGCGCCGGTCGCCGTCGGCGCGATGGAGCAGAGCCGGTACCTCGGACTGCCCTCTTCGGCATACCTGCTGCGATGGGGGCTGTCCCAGCGTTCGCTGCCGTGGCTCGCCGCACGCCGCCTCGCCGCCGCCGTGATCCTCAGCTGCGCGGTGTCCTACGGGCTGCGGATCGGCCACCCTTACTGGGCCGTGCTCACCACGGCGTTGATCATCACCGTTGGCACAGACCGGCTCTCCCTCACCCACCGCGCACTGCGCAGGCTGGCCGGGACCCTGGCCGGCGTGCTGGTCTTCTTCGGTCTGCATGCGCTGCATCCCGGTGGCACCTGGCTGCTGATCGCTGTGCTGGTGCTGGTGTTCGTGATGCAGATGGTGGTCGTGCGCAACTATGCGCTGGGCGCGATTTTCATCACGCCTATGGCGCTGCTCATCTCCTCGGCCGGCGAGCCCTATGAGCCAGTGCTCAATATTGCCGGCCTGCGCATCCTGCAGACGGCCATCGGAGCGGCGTGCTCGCTCCTGGTGATCTGGGTCAGCAGCCGGGGCACTCCGATCCTGCTCGTGCGACGCCAGTACCGGCGGGCGTTGCGCGCATTGGAGCATCTTCTCGTGCTGCTGGCCGAGGGTGAACAGTCCACCGATCGTGGTTTCTCCGCGCGCCGCGACCTGGCCTTCGAACAACTTCAGTGCGCCCAGATCCTGGCGATCGCCCAGGTCGACCTGCCCTTGGTACTCGGACGCTGGGATGAGTTGGAAGCCGCTCTGAACGAGGTGTCCTACACCGTGTTGGCCGCCTGTTGGACGGTAACTCCGGGCGAGGTCCTGGACGCATCCGCGATGGCATCCCGGCTACAACGCCTGGTGGCCAGCCTGCCGCCGGTCAGTAGACAACCCGTGGACGCCCACCAGCTCGCGGCGGATCTGCACTCGGTTCTACAGGTCGGTACGGTCATCCGATGA
- a CDS encoding pitrilysin family protein, whose product MSQIARPDVAPPAPWSFPQPTEHTLRNGVPLTVYRLPGQHVASVQVIVPVPAAAEPRELEGLATIVSRTMDEGTASHGPDEFAGLLERNGVALGAAQTLSGLCVQVDVPTGAMAPAVDLLRECLTEPVFPEEEVQRAVAARLSDIEHALADPASRAALEWVGAHYQPTARASRPVAGRAQSVAAITAADVRDFHAATVHSTGARVIVAADQDHEQVFADVDAALGAWGPGAAAATHEDDARTGGHRVVFVDRPGSVQTQVQLGWRGPSRTVVGGWAPYPVLSYLIGGSPGARIDRVLREEKGYTYGFGAGFRPRGGSGSFVAAGSVRGDSTVDAVQQLWSVLDSIGDGFTDEELRSGADFIAMTAPGRYATADVVADQAAALALDGLSTQFVTDYLNKLRELSSSDLIEAWNAWSGQPRTLVLVGDASHHADAIRALGIGEVTVI is encoded by the coding sequence GTGAGTCAGATTGCCCGCCCGGATGTCGCACCACCTGCTCCGTGGTCCTTTCCACAGCCCACCGAGCACACTTTGCGTAACGGGGTGCCGCTGACGGTGTACCGCCTGCCCGGCCAGCATGTCGCATCGGTTCAGGTGATCGTCCCGGTACCGGCCGCTGCGGAACCGCGCGAGCTGGAGGGACTGGCCACGATCGTCTCGCGCACCATGGACGAGGGCACCGCCAGCCACGGGCCGGACGAGTTCGCCGGACTGCTCGAGCGCAACGGTGTCGCGTTGGGAGCCGCCCAGACGCTGTCGGGGTTGTGTGTGCAGGTCGACGTCCCGACGGGTGCGATGGCACCCGCTGTGGACCTGCTGCGCGAATGCCTCACGGAGCCCGTCTTCCCCGAAGAGGAAGTGCAGCGGGCCGTGGCAGCCCGGCTGTCCGACATCGAGCACGCGCTGGCCGACCCGGCGTCCCGTGCGGCACTGGAATGGGTCGGTGCGCACTACCAGCCCACCGCTCGTGCCAGTAGACCGGTCGCCGGGCGGGCGCAGTCGGTCGCTGCGATCACCGCCGCTGACGTCCGCGATTTCCATGCCGCCACCGTGCACTCCACGGGTGCCCGCGTCATCGTGGCAGCGGACCAGGACCACGAGCAGGTGTTCGCAGACGTGGATGCCGCCCTGGGGGCGTGGGGTCCCGGCGCAGCAGCAGCTACCCACGAAGACGACGCGCGCACGGGTGGGCACCGGGTCGTCTTCGTGGACCGGCCGGGATCGGTGCAGACCCAGGTGCAACTGGGCTGGCGCGGGCCCTCGCGCACGGTCGTGGGCGGATGGGCGCCCTACCCGGTACTGAGCTACCTCATCGGCGGGTCGCCGGGTGCCCGGATCGACCGGGTGCTGCGTGAGGAGAAGGGCTACACGTACGGCTTCGGTGCGGGGTTCCGGCCCCGCGGCGGTAGCGGCAGCTTCGTTGCAGCGGGCTCGGTGCGTGGAGATTCGACTGTGGATGCGGTGCAGCAGCTCTGGTCGGTGCTGGACAGCATCGGTGACGGGTTCACCGACGAGGAACTACGCTCCGGGGCGGACTTCATCGCCATGACCGCACCCGGCCGCTACGCGACCGCAGATGTCGTCGCCGACCAGGCGGCGGCGCTGGCCCTGGACGGGCTCTCAACGCAATTTGTCACCGACTATTTGAACAAGCTGCGTGAGCTGAGCTCTTCCGACCTGATCGAGGCGTGGAACGCGTGGTCCGGGCAGCCGCGCACGCTGGTCCTGGTGGGGGATGCCTCCCACCACGCCGACGCCATCCGAGCGCTGGGCATCGGCGAAGTCACGGTCATCTGA
- the hisN gene encoding histidinol-phosphatase, which yields MTGSAPPTYGDDVRLAHVLADSVEPVTMGRFRAADLAVNTKPDLTPVSEADLEAERVIRAQLARARPRDGIKGEEYGVTGTGSRQWIIDPIDGTKNYVRGVPVWATLIGLVDHGEPVVGLVSAPALNRRWWAGKGTGAWSGRSLSNAKPIAVSGVSTLADASLSYASLGGWRAAGRLDAFISLLDECWRTRAYGDFWSYMLVAEGAVDIAAEPELQDYDMAALVPIVTEAGGRFTGLDGRDGCWSGNAVATNGLLHDEVISRLW from the coding sequence ATGACCGGATCAGCGCCACCGACGTACGGGGACGACGTGCGCCTGGCACACGTCCTTGCCGACTCTGTCGAACCCGTCACCATGGGCCGATTCCGCGCAGCGGACCTCGCAGTCAACACCAAACCCGACCTCACCCCTGTGAGCGAGGCCGATCTGGAAGCCGAGCGTGTCATCCGGGCCCAGCTGGCACGGGCCCGTCCGCGGGACGGCATCAAGGGCGAGGAGTACGGCGTAACGGGCACCGGAAGCCGGCAGTGGATCATCGACCCGATCGATGGCACCAAGAACTACGTGCGGGGTGTGCCCGTGTGGGCGACTCTGATCGGCCTGGTGGACCACGGCGAGCCGGTCGTCGGGCTGGTCTCGGCACCGGCTCTGAATCGGCGCTGGTGGGCCGGCAAGGGAACAGGTGCATGGAGTGGGCGTTCCCTCTCCAACGCCAAACCCATCGCCGTATCGGGTGTTTCGACGCTCGCTGATGCCTCGCTGTCCTACGCGAGCCTCGGCGGATGGCGCGCAGCGGGCCGCCTGGACGCCTTCATATCCCTGCTGGACGAGTGCTGGCGCACCCGGGCATACGGGGATTTCTGGTCGTACATGCTGGTTGCCGAAGGCGCCGTCGATATCGCTGCGGAACCTGAGCTGCAGGACTACGACATGGCGGCACTGGTGCCGATCGTCACCGAAGCGGGCGGGCGGTTCACCGGTCTGGACGGTCGCGACGGATGTTGGAGCGGGAACGCCGTGGCAACCAACGGGCTGCTGCACGACGAGGTCATCAGCCGCTTGTGGTGA